A genomic region of Anopheles coustani chromosome 3, idAnoCousDA_361_x.2, whole genome shotgun sequence contains the following coding sequences:
- the LOC131272139 gene encoding AP-1 complex subunit mu-1, with translation MSSSAIFILDAKGKVLISRNYRGHIDMGVIDKFMPLLMEKEEEGLITPILQTPECTFAYVKTNNLYLVSVTRSNANIALVFVFLHKVVQVFTEYFKELEEESIRDNFVVIYELLDELIDFGYPQTTDSKILQEYITQEGHKLEIQPRIPMAVTNAVSWRSEGIKYRKNEVFLDVIESVNLLANANGNVLRSEIVGAIKMRVYLSGMPELRLGLNDKVLFESTGRGKSKSVELEDVKFHQCVRLSRFENDRTISFIPPDGEFELMSYRLNTHVKPLIWIESVIERHAHSRVEYMIKAKSQFKRRSTANNVEIVIPVPADADSPKFKTTIGSVKYAPEQNAITWTIKSFPGGKEYLMRAHFGLPSVECEDSEGKPPIQVKFEIPYFTTSGIQVRYLKIIEKSGYQALPWVRYITQNGDYQLRTN, from the exons ATGTCTTCGTCAGCAATTTTCATTCTCGATGCCAAGGGAAAGGTGCTCATATCGCGAAACTATCGCGGCCACATCGATATGGGTGTGATCGATAAGTTCATGCCGCTGTTGATGGAGAAAGAGGAGGAAGGTCTCATCACACCGATCCTGCAGACGCCCGAGTGTACTTTCGCGTACGTGAAGACAAACAACCTCTACCTGGTATCGGTTACGCGGAGCAATGCCAACATCGCGCTGGTCTTCGTCTTTCTCCACAAAGTGGTGCAGGTGTTCACCGAGTACTTCAAAGAGCTGGAGGAGGAAAGCATACGGGACAACTTTGTGGTGATCTACGAGCTGCTGGACGAGCTGATCGACTTCGGCTACCCGCAGACGACGGACAGCAAGATCCTGCAGGAGTACATCACGCAGGAGGGCCACAAGCTCGAGATACAACCGCGCATCCCGATGGCGGTCACGAACGCCGTCTCGTGGCGCTCGGAGGGTATTAAATACCGCAAGAACGAGGTGTTCCTCGACGTGATCGAAAGCGTAAATCTGCTGGCGAACGCGAACGGTAACGTGTTGCGCAGTGAAATCGTCGGTGCAATCAAGATGCGTGTCTACTTATCCGGCATGCCGGAGCTACGGCTGGGACTGAACGATAAGGTGCTGTTCGAGAGCACCGGCCGGGGCAAATCGAAGTCGGTCGAGCTGGAGGACGTCAAGTTTCATCAGTGCGTGCGGCTGTCGCGTTTCGAAAACGATCGCACCATTTCGTTCATCCCGCCGGACGGTGAATTTGAGCTGATGTCCTACCGGTTGAACACGCACGTGAAGCCACTGATCTGGATCGAGTCCGTCATCGAGCGTCACGCGCACAGCCGCGTGGAGTATATGATCAAGGCGAAGTCGCAGTTCAAACGCCGCTCCACGGCGAACAACGTGGAGATCGTCATTCCCGTGCCGGCCGATGCCGATTCGCCGAAGTTTAAGACAACCATCGGCAGCGTCAAGTACGCCCCCGAGCAGAACGCCATCACCTGGACTATCAAGTCATTCCCC GGTGGAAAGGAATATCTTATGCGAGCTCACTTTGGCCTCCCGAGCGTCGAGTGTGAGGACAGTGAGGGAAAGCCACCGATTCAggttaaatttgaaattccGTACTTTACAACTTCAGGCATTCAG GTACGATACTTGAAAATTATCGAAAAGAGCGGCTACCAAGCGCTGCCCTGGGTCCGATACATCACCCAGAACGGTGACTACCAGCTGCGAACAAACTAA
- the LOC131266100 gene encoding angiopoietin-4-like, translating into MARLDYLQYKLHEMELGRKERDEEVTEKLTKLENSLTGVQWAINRHDRDAGHNLTVLSAQSRKIMVQQTSCANHEQMRKEIQLLSNKTSLCFQMKGHFKSCKEAPAGMSGVYRIQPVENQLPFEAFCEQNNFGGGWLVIQYRFNGALDFNRNWKEYENGFGSLNQEFWFGLAKIHQLTTERPHELVVEFKDFDQTYKYARYKEFAIGSSTEQYKLTKLGDYEGTGGDSLKSDKDKQFSTKDRDNGSCISGRESGGWCGYGNLNGKYLNKSDSNAMYWHAYKSSTQGLAYFRMMIREV; encoded by the exons ATGGCCAGACTGGACTACCTCCAGTACAAGCTGCACGAAATGGAGCTCGGCCGGAAGGAGCGTGATGAAGAGGTTACGGAAAAGCTGACCAAACTGGAGAATTCGCTAACTGGCGTTCAATGGGCGATCAATCGACACGATCGGGATGCTGGACACAATCTTACTGTATTGAGTGCACAGTCTCGCAAGATTATGGTTCAGCAAACGTCATGTGCAAACCACGAACAGATGCGCAAGGAAA TTCAACTCCTCTCAAATAAAACCTCCTTATGCTTCCAAATGAAAGGGCATTTCAAATCGTGCAAGGAGGCACCTGCGGGTATGTCTGGAGTCTATCGGATTCAACCGGTTGAGAACCAACTCCCATTTGAAGCATTTTGTGAGCAGAACAATTTCGGAGGCGGATGGCTGGTCATCCAGTATCGGTTCAACGGAGCGCTGGACTTCAACCGCAATTGGAAGGAGTATGAAAATGGATTCGGGAGTTTGAATCAGGAGTTCTGGTTCGGATTGGCTAAGATTCATCAATTGACTACTGAGAGACCGCACGAGCTGGTAGTAGAGTTTAAAGACTTCGATCAAACGTACAAATATGCACGTTATAAGGAGTTCGCGATAGGCAGTTCCACTGAACAATATAAACTCACGAAATTGGGAGACTATGAGGGCACAGGAGGAGACTCGTTGAAGTCGGACAaagacaaacaattttcaaccaaaGATCGAGATAATGGTAGCTGCATCTCAGGCCGTGAATCAGGCGGGTGGTGCGGTTATGGTaatttaaatggaaaatatttaaacaagaGTGACAGCAATGCAATGTATTGGCATGCGTACAAATCTTCAACGCAGGGTCTTGCGTACTTTAGGATGATGATTCGAGAAGTGTAG